From the Chitinolyticbacter meiyuanensis genome, one window contains:
- a CDS encoding EAL domain-containing protein — protein MRLIPVPASLRTRLIVASVLVQCTILAFLLFNTSRIWSETTALSTASRVEELGRLLNAALSGPLANNDFAKAAELIDTLRAPEGIDYLVLYDNRRNVVASRGWDIAQTLPSPTPLTGLRDIPPMIHARMPVQYGGETLGELHFGITTGIMREAIDRLTLQNATTIIAGIVVSVLLMAGLGVWLTRRLYQLIGAAEAAATGDYAALPEPVGSDEVAQLTRRFNEMASSIRERIEAMRHNEEKFHAIADYTYSTELWLDPEGKLVWVNASVTRLSGYAVAECMRLGDFPLSLASPEERMRLTEAFDRALLERSSVQDFEFRAVRRDGSLFWASASWQPIYDSNGVYLGLRASIRDNSELKDDRLALRKAVIELRQIQALGQSYLQRAEAERARLNALLSAMRFGVLFVDHDNRVIFHNPAFCALWAIPLSVSIIDKPIGQVLQHAENRPAIGDIVAHYLQESALADERVDYGELTMNDGRVLTQQCYRVGGGSDRGRMWVYEDVTQERILAERMINLAERDALTGLYNRHRFQQELERMVSEADRRQASMALLFFDLDEFKHVNDTFGHGIGDELLKAIAREIGGQVRRHEVLSRLGGDEFAILVPDCTEFEVGKLAERIVASVSQIQFNIDGHVLRPSSSVGVAMFPQHANNAAELVAHADSAMYQAKSAGKSTWRLYRPDADLSRSALTRLSWKDRIVEALETDGFELHFQGIYDAKTRELVHLEALLRMKDVQNPGSLVMPGHFIPHAEKTGKIVDIDRWVIKRTIELLALRPEVSIAINVSGRSFDEPELPEFINRLLILHRVDPRRLLVELTETAAVSDLSDAQRFIDALRATGCTVCLDDFGNGFASFAYLKQLKADILKIDGFFVRDLPNDRDSQVFVRGMVDMAHAMDKTTIAEFVENETIYNMLVEFGVDLVQGYYLDKPHRDHPGLLAAGAEA, from the coding sequence ATGCGTCTCATCCCCGTGCCCGCTTCCCTGCGTACCCGGCTGATCGTCGCCAGCGTGCTGGTGCAATGCACGATCCTCGCCTTTCTGTTGTTCAACACCTCGCGCATCTGGTCCGAGACCACTGCGCTGTCCACCGCCTCGCGCGTCGAGGAACTTGGCCGGCTGCTCAATGCCGCGCTGTCCGGGCCGCTTGCCAACAACGATTTCGCCAAGGCCGCCGAGCTGATCGACACGCTGCGCGCCCCCGAGGGCATCGACTACCTGGTGTTGTACGACAACCGGCGCAACGTGGTCGCCAGCCGTGGCTGGGACATCGCGCAGACGCTGCCGTCGCCTACCCCGCTGACGGGGCTGCGCGACATTCCGCCGATGATCCATGCCCGGATGCCGGTGCAGTACGGTGGCGAAACATTGGGTGAACTGCATTTCGGCATCACCACCGGCATCATGCGCGAGGCCATCGACCGGCTGACGCTGCAGAACGCCACCACCATCATCGCCGGCATCGTCGTCTCGGTGCTGCTGATGGCAGGGCTCGGCGTCTGGCTGACCCGGCGGCTGTACCAGTTGATCGGCGCGGCCGAGGCGGCGGCCACCGGCGACTACGCTGCGCTGCCTGAACCTGTGGGCAGTGACGAGGTGGCACAGCTCACCCGGCGCTTCAATGAGATGGCGAGCTCGATCCGCGAGCGCATCGAGGCGATGCGGCACAACGAGGAAAAATTCCACGCCATCGCCGACTACACCTATTCGACCGAATTGTGGCTGGACCCGGAAGGCAAGCTGGTGTGGGTGAATGCCTCGGTCACGCGTTTGTCCGGCTATGCGGTGGCCGAGTGCATGCGCCTGGGCGATTTTCCGCTGTCGCTGGCCAGCCCCGAGGAGCGGATGCGGCTGACCGAGGCGTTCGACCGTGCGCTGCTGGAGCGCTCGTCGGTGCAGGATTTCGAATTCCGCGCGGTGCGGCGCGACGGCAGCCTGTTCTGGGCGTCGGCCTCATGGCAGCCGATCTACGACAGCAACGGTGTCTACCTGGGCCTGCGTGCATCGATCCGCGACAACTCCGAGCTGAAGGACGACCGGCTGGCGTTGAGGAAGGCGGTGATCGAGCTGCGGCAGATCCAGGCGCTGGGCCAGAGCTACCTGCAGCGTGCCGAGGCCGAGCGCGCGCGTCTCAATGCGCTGTTGTCGGCGATGCGCTTCGGCGTGCTGTTCGTCGACCACGACAACCGGGTGATCTTCCACAACCCGGCGTTCTGCGCGCTATGGGCCATTCCGTTATCGGTGTCGATCATCGACAAGCCGATCGGCCAGGTGCTGCAGCATGCCGAGAACCGCCCGGCCATCGGCGACATCGTGGCGCACTACCTGCAGGAATCGGCGCTGGCCGACGAGCGCGTCGACTACGGCGAACTGACGATGAACGACGGCCGGGTACTGACACAGCAGTGCTATCGCGTCGGCGGCGGCAGCGATCGTGGCCGGATGTGGGTGTACGAAGACGTGACGCAGGAGCGCATCCTTGCCGAGCGCATGATCAACCTGGCCGAGCGCGATGCGCTGACCGGGCTCTACAACCGCCACCGCTTCCAGCAGGAGCTGGAGCGCATGGTGTCCGAGGCGGACCGCCGCCAAGCGTCGATGGCGCTGCTGTTCTTCGATCTCGACGAGTTCAAGCACGTCAACGACACCTTCGGCCACGGCATCGGCGACGAGCTGCTCAAGGCCATCGCCCGCGAGATCGGCGGCCAAGTGCGCCGGCACGAGGTGCTGTCGCGGCTGGGCGGCGACGAGTTCGCCATCCTGGTGCCGGACTGTACTGAGTTCGAGGTCGGCAAACTCGCCGAGCGCATCGTCGCCAGCGTGTCGCAGATCCAGTTCAACATCGACGGCCATGTGCTGCGGCCGTCGTCGTCGGTGGGCGTTGCCATGTTCCCGCAGCATGCCAACAACGCCGCCGAACTGGTGGCGCACGCCGATTCGGCGATGTACCAGGCCAAGTCCGCCGGCAAGTCGACCTGGCGGTTGTACCGCCCCGATGCCGACCTGTCGCGCAGCGCCCTCACCCGGCTGTCGTGGAAGGACCGCATCGTCGAGGCACTGGAAACCGATGGCTTCGAGCTGCACTTCCAGGGTATCTACGATGCCAAGACCCGCGAGCTGGTGCACCTGGAAGCGCTGCTGCGGATGAAGGACGTGCAGAACCCGGGCAGCCTGGTGATGCCGGGGCACTTCATCCCGCACGCCGAGAAGACCGGCAAGATCGTCGACATCGATCGCTGGGTGATCAAGCGCACCATCGAGTTGTTGGCGCTGCGCCCCGAGGTGTCGATCGCCATCAATGTCTCCGGCCGGTCGTTCGACGAGCCGGAGCTGCCCGAATTCATCAATCGGTTGCTGATCCTGCATCGTGTCGATCCGCGGCGATTGCTGGTCGAGTTGACCGAAACGGCGGCAGTGTCCGATCTTTCCGATGCGCAGCGCTTCATCGATGCGTTGCGCGCCACCGGCTGCACTGTCTGTCTCGACGATTTCGGCAATGGCTTCGCCTCGTTTGCCTACCTGAAGCAGCTGAAGGCCGACATCCTGAAGATCGACGGCTTCTTCGTGCGCGACCTGCCCAATGACCGCGACAGCCAGGTGTTCGTGCGTGGCATGGTGGACATGGCGCATGCGATGGACAAGACCACCATTGCCGAATTCGTCGAGAACGAGACCATCTACAACATGCTGGTCGAATTCGGCGTCGATCTGGTGCAGGGCTATTACCTCGACAAGCCGCATCGTGACCACCCTGGCCTGCTGGCGGCCGGGGCCGAAGCCTGA
- a CDS encoding CoA-binding protein, whose amino-acid sequence MAFQNPSDDEIRALLKRVKRIAVVGLSPNEARPSFGVSQFMQRAGYGIVPVRPHVTEVLGEPAYDQLADVPDSVDLVNVFRRAEEIDAVVDEAIRLKLPAVWIQLGIVNEAAAQRAVAAGLTVVMDRCIKIEYLRLML is encoded by the coding sequence ATGGCATTCCAGAATCCCAGTGACGACGAGATCCGCGCGCTGCTCAAGCGGGTGAAGCGCATTGCCGTGGTCGGTCTGTCGCCGAACGAGGCGAGGCCGAGCTTCGGGGTGTCGCAGTTCATGCAGCGCGCCGGCTACGGCATCGTGCCGGTGCGCCCGCATGTGACCGAGGTGCTGGGCGAGCCGGCCTATGACCAGCTCGCCGACGTGCCGGACAGCGTCGATCTGGTAAACGTGTTCCGCCGCGCCGAGGAGATTGATGCGGTGGTCGACGAGGCGATCCGGCTCAAGCTGCCGGCGGTGTGGATCCAGCTTGGCATCGTCAATGAAGCGGCTGCCCAGCGTGCGGTTGCCGCTGGCCTGACCGTGGTGATGGATCGCTGCATCAAGATCGAGTACCTGCGGCTGATGCTGTGA
- the dapF gene encoding diaminopimelate epimerase yields MNLSFTKMQGLGNDFIVLDGVRQTLSLDTETVQRLGDRHFGIGFDQLLLVEPPADLAHDFRYRIFNSSGEEVEQCGNGARCFARFVHDQGLTTKTEIAVETARGVIYPKLEANGEVTVDMGPPALLPAEVPFVADADAVIHPLEVGGRSVDITVVSMGNPHAVQVVDDVDTELVQTLGPLIERHARFPRKVNAGFMQIVGRDEIRLRVYERGAGETLACGTGACAAVVAGIRRGLLGDTVRVHTRGGDLTIRWQGSDAPVLMTGPAVTVFQGHIQI; encoded by the coding sequence ATGAACCTGAGCTTTACCAAGATGCAGGGCCTGGGCAACGATTTCATCGTGCTCGACGGCGTGCGCCAAACCCTCAGCCTCGATACCGAAACCGTGCAGCGGCTCGGCGATCGCCACTTTGGCATCGGTTTCGACCAGTTGCTGCTGGTTGAGCCACCGGCCGATCTGGCACACGATTTCCGCTATCGCATCTTCAATTCCAGCGGCGAGGAGGTCGAGCAGTGCGGCAATGGCGCGCGCTGTTTTGCGCGCTTTGTCCACGACCAGGGCCTGACCACCAAGACCGAAATCGCCGTCGAGACGGCGCGCGGCGTGATCTATCCCAAGCTTGAGGCGAACGGGGAGGTGACGGTCGACATGGGTCCGCCGGCGCTGCTGCCGGCCGAGGTGCCGTTCGTGGCCGATGCCGATGCCGTCATCCATCCGCTCGAGGTGGGTGGCCGCAGTGTCGACATCACCGTGGTGTCGATGGGCAATCCGCATGCAGTGCAGGTGGTCGACGATGTCGACACCGAGCTGGTGCAGACACTTGGTCCGCTGATCGAGCGGCACGCGCGCTTTCCGCGCAAGGTGAACGCCGGCTTCATGCAGATCGTCGGCCGCGACGAGATCCGGCTGCGCGTATACGAGCGCGGCGCCGGCGAAACGCTGGCCTGCGGCACTGGTGCTTGCGCCGCCGTGGTGGCGGGCATCCGTCGCGGTTTGCTGGGCGATACCGTGCGCGTGCACACCCGTGGTGGCGATCTCACCATCCGCTGGCAGGGCAGCGATGCGCCGGTGCTGATGACCGGGCCCGCCGTCACCGTCTTTCAAGGCCATATCCAGATCTGA
- a CDS encoding DUF484 family protein, which yields MQAEDILGWLKQNPAFFDDYADEVADIYVPHSHRGQAVSLAERQLLTLRDKNRALEGRLTELLQFGEDNDVISERLHKLTVDLIQAEDLPGVIGTLEYHLRERFHVPHVAIRLWLPSDSGLREFEPVGEGVVKLAQNLVSPYCGPYVTDEVLAWFDDAGPALKSFAQFALRTGEEPFGVLVLASEDENRFYPDMGTLYLQRLSDIVSATVLRLAPTTARVEVEELPAEVGD from the coding sequence ATGCAGGCAGAGGACATCCTGGGCTGGCTGAAACAGAATCCGGCGTTCTTCGACGATTACGCGGATGAAGTGGCCGATATCTACGTGCCGCATTCGCACCGTGGCCAGGCCGTTTCGCTGGCCGAACGCCAGCTGTTGACGCTGCGCGACAAGAACCGCGCGCTGGAAGGCCGGCTCACCGAGCTGCTGCAGTTCGGCGAGGACAACGACGTGATCTCGGAGCGGCTGCACAAGCTCACCGTCGACCTGATCCAGGCCGAAGATCTGCCCGGCGTGATCGGCACATTGGAATACCACCTGCGCGAGCGCTTCCACGTGCCGCATGTCGCGATCCGGCTGTGGCTGCCGTCCGATTCGGGGCTGCGCGAGTTCGAGCCGGTGGGCGAGGGCGTGGTCAAGCTGGCGCAGAACCTGGTTTCGCCGTATTGCGGCCCCTATGTCACCGACGAGGTGCTGGCCTGGTTCGACGATGCCGGCCCTGCGCTCAAGTCGTTCGCCCAGTTTGCATTGCGCACCGGCGAAGAGCCGTTCGGCGTGCTGGTGCTGGCGAGCGAGGACGAAAACCGCTTCTACCCGGACATGGGCACGCTGTATCTGCAGCGGTTGTCCGACATCGTCTCGGCCACGGTGCTGCGGCTGGCGCCGACCACGGCACGGGTCGAGGTCGAGGAACTGCCGGCCGAGGTCGGCGACTGA
- a CDS encoding tyrosine recombinase XerC, whose protein sequence is MDDALAHFARYLAGEHTASHHTRKAYGDDVARLVRYAKDKPLDALTPTEVRGFVRQMRSGGLSPVSIARVLSAWRTFYKIMQRDLGWTASPLAGIRPPKRAQRLPSAMTVDAVSALLDGMPDDEPLSCRDKAIFELAYSSGLRVSELANLTLTELDLDHGLARVTGKGNKTRIVPVGSVAVEALRRWLLIRPQLARGDVLTVFVGKTGQPLSIGAIEGRLRTWRERLGIAERLYPHKLRHSCATHLLQSSHDLRAVQELLGHANLSTTQVYTHLDYMALAQAYDQFHPRAKRQDD, encoded by the coding sequence ATGGATGACGCACTGGCCCACTTCGCCCGCTACCTCGCGGGCGAACACACGGCGTCCCACCACACCCGCAAGGCCTATGGCGACGACGTGGCCCGGCTGGTGCGCTATGCCAAGGACAAACCGCTCGATGCGCTGACGCCGACCGAGGTGCGCGGTTTCGTGCGGCAGATGCGCTCCGGCGGCTTGTCGCCGGTCAGCATCGCCCGGGTGCTGTCCGCTTGGCGTACCTTCTACAAGATCATGCAGCGCGACCTGGGCTGGACGGCCAGCCCGCTTGCCGGCATCCGCCCGCCCAAGCGCGCGCAGCGGCTGCCGTCGGCAATGACGGTCGACGCTGTCAGCGCCTTGCTCGACGGCATGCCGGATGACGAGCCGTTGTCCTGTCGCGACAAGGCGATATTCGAATTGGCGTATTCGTCGGGCCTGCGCGTTTCGGAGCTGGCCAACCTGACGCTGACCGAGCTCGATCTCGACCATGGCCTTGCCCGCGTGACCGGCAAGGGCAACAAGACCCGCATCGTGCCGGTGGGCAGCGTCGCCGTGGAGGCGCTGCGGCGCTGGCTGCTGATCCGCCCGCAACTGGCGCGTGGCGATGTGTTGACGGTGTTCGTCGGGAAGACCGGGCAGCCGCTTTCCATCGGTGCGATCGAGGGCCGGCTTCGTACCTGGCGCGAGCGGCTCGGCATCGCCGAGCGGCTTTATCCGCACAAGCTGCGCCATAGTTGCGCCACGCACCTGCTGCAAAGCAGCCACGACCTGCGCGCGGTGCAAGAGCTGCTGGGCCATGCCAACCTGTCGACCACCCAGGTCTACACCCATCTCGACTACATGGCGCTAGCGCAGGCCTACGACCAGTTCCACCCGCGCGCCAAGCGCCAGGACGATTGA
- a CDS encoding MFS transporter, producing MPALPLAFTRLAASNLAAQSAQQIGLAAAPLIAVLALGTDVTGTGLLQLAQTLPFLLLSIPLGVLADRVSRRRLMAAGELVRAACNIAIVALVLHGGLTLSVLALLAFIGTAGAVAYSVATPALIPALVAREDLARANGRIELVRSLALTGGPALAGLLVGATGAAPAYALAATLSLCAAGALWRLPEAPPASTRRNFSQELREGAVFAFTQPLLRPLLITSVIFNIGYFALQTVYVPYAARVLGLSASGIGATLAAYGAGMLLSALLVPVIGRRLAPAVQLLVGPAGGVVAALAILATLLWPTPWLAGASFFFVGIGSVLWTIAGTTLRQAVTPLAMLGRVSAINTMATYGARPLGAALATGVGAIGGEIGCLVVAGVLLIAQAGYLAASPVARLKALPGS from the coding sequence ATGCCCGCACTGCCACTCGCCTTCACCCGCCTTGCCGCCTCCAACCTCGCTGCACAGAGCGCCCAGCAGATCGGCCTCGCTGCCGCACCGCTGATCGCGGTGCTGGCGCTGGGCACTGATGTCACCGGCACCGGGCTGCTGCAGCTGGCGCAGACGCTGCCCTTCCTGTTGCTGTCGATTCCACTGGGCGTGCTGGCCGACCGGGTGTCACGACGGCGGCTGATGGCGGCGGGCGAACTGGTGCGTGCCGCATGCAACATTGCCATCGTGGCGCTGGTGCTGCATGGCGGGCTCACGCTGTCAGTATTGGCGCTGCTCGCTTTCATCGGCACCGCCGGTGCCGTCGCTTACAGCGTAGCCACCCCGGCGCTGATCCCGGCACTGGTGGCACGCGAAGACCTGGCGCGCGCCAACGGCCGCATCGAGCTGGTACGCAGCCTGGCACTCACCGGTGGCCCCGCGCTGGCCGGATTGCTGGTCGGTGCGACCGGCGCGGCGCCCGCCTATGCGCTGGCCGCCACGCTGTCGCTGTGTGCCGCTGGTGCACTATGGCGGCTACCCGAAGCGCCACCGGCAAGCACCCGACGCAACTTCAGCCAGGAACTGCGCGAAGGCGCGGTGTTCGCCTTTACCCAACCGCTGCTGCGCCCCCTATTGATCACCTCGGTGATCTTCAACATCGGCTACTTCGCGCTGCAGACCGTCTACGTACCGTATGCCGCGCGCGTGCTCGGGCTGTCCGCCAGCGGCATCGGCGCCACGCTGGCCGCCTATGGCGCCGGCATGCTGCTATCCGCATTGCTGGTACCCGTGATCGGCCGGCGATTGGCCCCGGCGGTGCAATTGCTGGTGGGGCCAGCAGGCGGTGTGGTTGCGGCGCTGGCCATCCTCGCCACACTGCTGTGGCCGACGCCTTGGCTGGCAGGCGCGAGCTTCTTCTTCGTCGGCATCGGCTCGGTGCTGTGGACCATCGCCGGCACCACGCTACGGCAGGCGGTGACGCCACTGGCAATGCTCGGCCGGGTATCGGCGATCAACACCATGGCGACCTACGGCGCGCGGCCGCTGGGTGCGGCACTGGCGACCGGCGTGGGGGCCATCGGCGGGGAAATCGGCTGTCTGGTGGTGGCTGGGGTGCTGTTGATCGCCCAGGCAGGCTATCTTGCCGCCTCGCCGGTGGCGCGGCTCAAGGCGCTGCCTGGCAGCTGA
- a CDS encoding adenosylmethionine--8-amino-7-oxononanoate transaminase — MSNADLLTRSLAAVWHPCTQMKRHESLPLIPLASGDGVWLVDMDGRRYLDGISSWWVNLFGHGEPRIKAAIRAQLDTLEHAMLAGFTHRPVVELSERLAALTGLGHAFYASDGASATEIALKMSAHYWRNRGEPAKHRFIHLAGSYHGETAGALAVTDVPVFRQAYAPLLQPGLTAPSPDARNARLGESAADVAGRAAAGLETLLAEHHHEIAALIVEPLIQGACGMAMHDPAYLARARTLCDRYRVHLIADEIAVGFGRTGTFLACEQADIRPDFVCLSKGITGGFLPLAAVLTNDEIYAAFYDDDVARGFLHSHSYTGNPLACAAALAVLDIFDADDVLVANRARAARWDALFRPLADHPQVRHFRHHGMVWAFDVADAPAGFAQAYFAAALAHGALLRPIGHTVYLMPPYTLSDNEAAHLAAAARAALDAALAAGARGHDVAVA; from the coding sequence ATGTCCAACGCCGACCTGCTCACTCGCAGCCTCGCTGCAGTGTGGCACCCATGTACCCAGATGAAGCGGCACGAAAGCCTGCCGCTGATCCCGCTCGCAAGCGGGGACGGGGTCTGGCTGGTGGATATGGATGGCCGCCGCTATCTCGACGGTATCTCCAGCTGGTGGGTCAATCTGTTCGGCCATGGCGAGCCACGCATCAAGGCGGCGATCCGCGCCCAGCTCGATACGCTGGAACACGCGATGCTGGCCGGCTTCACCCATCGGCCGGTGGTCGAGCTCTCCGAACGGCTGGCCGCGCTTACCGGTCTTGGCCATGCCTTCTATGCCTCGGATGGCGCCTCTGCTACCGAAATCGCGCTGAAGATGAGCGCACACTACTGGCGTAACCGGGGTGAGCCAGCCAAACACCGCTTCATCCACCTCGCAGGCAGCTATCACGGTGAGACCGCCGGCGCCCTTGCCGTCACCGATGTGCCGGTCTTTCGCCAAGCCTACGCGCCGCTGCTGCAGCCGGGCCTCACCGCCCCCAGCCCGGACGCCCGCAACGCACGGCTTGGCGAGAGCGCTGCCGATGTCGCCGGGCGTGCCGCGGCTGGCCTGGAAACGCTGCTGGCCGAACATCACCACGAGATCGCCGCGCTGATCGTCGAGCCGCTGATCCAGGGCGCCTGCGGCATGGCGATGCACGATCCGGCCTATCTCGCCCGTGCCCGCACGCTGTGCGACCGCTATCGCGTGCACCTGATCGCCGACGAGATCGCTGTCGGCTTCGGCCGCACCGGTACCTTCCTCGCCTGCGAGCAGGCCGACATCCGCCCCGATTTCGTCTGTCTGTCCAAAGGCATCACCGGTGGCTTCCTACCGCTGGCGGCCGTGCTGACCAACGATGAGATCTACGCCGCCTTCTACGACGACGACGTGGCACGCGGCTTCCTGCATTCGCACTCCTACACCGGCAATCCATTGGCCTGCGCCGCCGCGCTGGCGGTGCTCGATATCTTCGATGCCGACGATGTGCTCGTAGCCAACCGCGCACGCGCCGCGCGCTGGGATGCACTGTTCCGCCCACTGGCCGACCACCCACAGGTCCGCCACTTCCGTCATCACGGCATGGTGTGGGCCTTCGATGTGGCCGATGCGCCAGCCGGCTTCGCCCAGGCTTATTTCGCTGCCGCGCTGGCGCACGGCGCGCTGCTGCGGCCGATCGGCCATACCGTCTACCTGATGCCCCCCTACACACTGTCGGACAACGAAGCCGCCCACCTGGCCGCCGCTGCCCGTGCCGCACTGGACGCCGCGCTTGCCGCCGGCGCGAGAGGTCATGATGTTGCTGTCGCTTGA
- a CDS encoding threonine aldolase family protein produces MIDLRSDTVTQPTPAMRRAMSEAEVGDDCYGDDPTVLRLEQKAAGLLGKAAALFVPSGTFGNQLALATHCQPGDEVIVGDDCHIVQHEVGAAGLIGGVQLRTLDSQLGALDAEAIRRRIRIGDDIHIPRTGLICLENAHSNGRVIPLAAMRDAAAVGREHGVPLHLDGARIFNAATALGVDAAEIAAHADTVMFCLSKGLAAPVGSLLAGPVDFIARARKRRKLLGGGLRQAGVLAAPGLIALDAMRLRLGEDHARARALATCLAALPGIELDLGSVQINMVWFRFTRAVDEVALMTALAAAGIKANPPEFGWMRLVTHWQIDDAALDTVITVLANVLRR; encoded by the coding sequence ATGATCGATTTGCGCAGCGATACCGTAACCCAACCGACCCCGGCGATGCGCCGGGCGATGTCCGAGGCGGAGGTGGGGGACGACTGCTATGGCGACGATCCGACGGTGCTGCGGCTGGAGCAGAAAGCTGCTGGCCTGCTGGGCAAGGCAGCGGCTTTGTTCGTGCCCTCCGGTACCTTCGGCAACCAACTGGCGCTGGCGACACATTGTCAGCCTGGCGACGAGGTCATCGTTGGCGACGATTGCCACATCGTCCAGCATGAGGTCGGCGCGGCCGGGTTGATCGGCGGGGTGCAGCTGCGCACGCTGGATAGCCAACTGGGCGCGCTCGATGCCGAAGCCATCCGCCGCCGCATCCGTATCGGTGACGACATCCATATCCCGCGCACCGGGCTGATCTGCCTGGAAAATGCCCATTCCAACGGCCGGGTGATCCCGCTCGCCGCGATGCGTGATGCCGCCGCCGTGGGGCGTGAACACGGCGTGCCGCTGCATCTGGATGGCGCGCGGATCTTCAATGCAGCAACTGCGCTCGGTGTGGACGCCGCCGAGATTGCGGCGCATGCCGATACGGTGATGTTCTGCCTGTCCAAAGGACTGGCGGCGCCGGTGGGCTCGCTGCTGGCCGGACCGGTCGACTTCATCGCGCGGGCACGCAAGCGGCGCAAGCTGCTGGGCGGTGGCCTGCGCCAGGCCGGGGTACTGGCGGCCCCGGGGCTGATCGCGCTCGACGCGATGCGGCTGCGGCTAGGTGAGGACCACGCCCGCGCCCGCGCGCTGGCGACGTGCCTCGCCGCCTTGCCGGGCATCGAGCTCGACCTGGGAAGCGTCCAGATCAACATGGTGTGGTTCCGCTTCACAAGGGCCGTCGATGAAGTGGCGCTGATGACAGCGCTGGCTGCGGCCGGCATCAAGGCCAATCCGCCCGAGTTTGGCTGGATGCGGCTGGTGACGCACTGGCAGATCGACGATGCCGCGCTCGATACGGTGATCACCGTGCTGGCGAATGTGCTGCGCCGCTGA
- a CDS encoding GlsB/YeaQ/YmgE family stress response membrane protein, giving the protein MGLIIAILVGALIGWIASKIMGTDSQQGAIANILVGIIGSALGSWLFGSVLGIGAAGAAGGFSLAGLTFGVLGAVVLIFILKALKVFK; this is encoded by the coding sequence ATGGGCTTGATCATTGCCATACTGGTCGGCGCGCTGATCGGCTGGATCGCCAGCAAGATCATGGGCACCGACAGCCAACAGGGCGCAATCGCCAACATCCTGGTTGGCATCATCGGCTCGGCGCTGGGTTCCTGGCTGTTCGGCTCGGTGCTCGGCATCGGCGCGGCCGGCGCCGCCGGTGGTTTCTCGCTGGCCGGTCTCACCTTTGGTGTGCTGGGCGCCGTGGTGCTGATCTTCATCCTCAAGGCGCTCAAGGTGTTCAAGTAG